The following is a genomic window from Bacteroidia bacterium.
GGATGAGATAAGCGCTGAAAGCATCTAAGTGCGAAACTCATCTCAAGATAAGATTTCTTTAAAGGGTCGTGGTAGACTACCACGTTGATAGGTTGCAGGTGTAAAGACAGCAATGTCAAAGCCGAGCAATACTAATTACCCGTTAGCTTTCGTATTGACGTTTGCTTTTGTTTGTATACAATTCTATTACACTTTCGTATTTTCTTTCTTTATTTGTCAAAAATATTTCCCTTTAAAATGGGATACGATTTTAGGCGACTATTGCGGTGAGGTCCACCTCTTCCCATTCCGAACAGAGAAGTTAAGCTCACCAGCGCAGATGGTACTGCATTCAATTGTGGGAGAGTATGTCGTTGCCACTTTTAAGCCTGTTGGATTAATTTCCGACAGGCTTTTTTGTTTTATAAAAGTAGTAAATTTGAAAAGTTTTTAAACGAAGCAGTCAATGCCCAAAGGGTTCAAAAAAATATTTTTTCAAAGCATCTTTTTTCTTTGTTTTTTTGCGAATTCAATTTACGCTTCTCCAAAGGATTCTCTTAAAACGCATGCCGTTAAACAAGATTCTGTTCGAATAAATCCTTCTAAATACATTTCTGAAATTAAAGTGTATAATTGCAACTTTTTTTCCGAAGAAGGAAAATTTCCAGCGTATGATAAAGATACTGTCAAGCTTAATTATTTTATCAGTAGTACTTCTGATAAAAATGAAATTCAAGTACTCGAAAATTTTTCAAGAATAGATACTTCGCTCATTAATTTTCAGCGATACACTTCTTTTTATAATTTAGGAAACAGCGGCACGCCCCTTGTTAATTTATTTTTACCACATTACTCAGATGTGGAAGACGGATTTCATTATGACAATGATTTTATGGATTCCTATCGAATTACAAATAATTCCATCAATTATTACAATACAAAAGCGCCTTACACGGAATTATATGCGGTTGTTGGCGCCAAAGAAGAACAGTTTTTTAAATTGCTGCACACACAAAATGTCAATAAGAATTTGAATTTTTGTTTGAATTTTAATCGCGTTCGTTCCGCCGGAAGTTATCTCAACCAAAACTCTAACGACAATAGTTTGGCACTTTCTTCGTGCTATAAAACCACCAATAAAAAATATTTTTTGACGAGTAATATTATCTATAATAATTTCCAATATGCTGAAAACGGTGGAATTACGAATGATTCAGCTTTAGGAAATGCCACATTTTCCAATCGTCAATTGGTTGCCGTTAATCTTTCTGCTGCCAAACACCGTATTATTGATAAGGAATTTAATGTAAGACAAACTTATTTTTTCGGTTCGACAACTGAAACAATGAAGTCGGATTCATCCTTCGAAAAGAATTTTTTTCCGAAAAGTTCTTTAACGCATACGTTTAGTATTGGAGATAAATCCATTGTGTATCAAGATAATTTCCCTGATTCTAATTTTTATAAAAATGCAATTGATACAAAAGAAACCTTGGATTCCGTACGTTTTTATCACATCGAAAACGAATTGGCGTGGAATACATGGAACAATAATTTCGATTTTACGGCGAAAATAAAAGATCAAATTATCGGCTTGAAACAAGGAACAGCGGATTCGCTCAATAAACATATCACAACAGATTCTGTTTTTTCCAATGTAATTGCAGGCGGAAATATTCTCTTTAAAAAATTATTTTTTGAAAACTCTTTTCTGGATGTTTCTGGAAATTATGATTTACTCGGAAATCGGAAAGGTGATTATTCTGGAAAAATAAGTTGGGGAATAATTCCGTTTGTGGATATTACTGCGTCTATTCAGCATCAAACGCCCGATTATATTTATGATTTATATGCTGGAAATAATTTCAACTGGAAAAATAATTTTCAAAAAACAGATTGTAAATCCATTACTATTGATCATTCTTATTTTAAAGAAAATGGAAAAACTCCTTTTATAATTGGTGTTTCTGCGGCACAATACACTCATTTTTGTTATTTCGATAATTATGCGCAACCAGAACAATATTCGGGAAACATCACTGTTTCTTCCGCCTATCTGAAAAAAGATTTCGTCTATAAAAGGTGGACTTTTTCCAACGACATGACCTATCAATATGTGCCAGATTCCTTGCCTTTGCGGCTTCCGAAATTTATCTCACAAAACGCTTTGTACTATTCCAGCAATTATAAAAAAATATTGTATTTTAGTTTGGGAGTAGATTTATTTTATACTTCTGCCTACAACGGAAGCGCGTATATGCCAGCTACCGGACAATTCTATTTGCAAAATACAAATAAGATTGGCGATTATCCATATCTGGATCTTTTCTTGAATGCGAAAATAAAAACGGTACGTATTTTTGTGAAATACCAACATGCCAATTCTGGTTTAACAGGATACAATTATTATACGGCGTATCATTATCCCATGCCCGATAATGCTATTAAATTTGGACTTTCCTGGCAGTTTGCAAACTAAAAGCAAGATTAGAATTTGACTTATAGTGAATTCACGTAGTCTAATTTTTTATTGAAGGGGATGGTGATTGTTTTTGTGGAAGGGGCTTAGCGTTTACGGAGATTGATGACTGACCTGTTAATCATTTAATTATAGATAATGCTAAGTCTATGTCACTAAAATTTGTGATTTGCCTAAATCTTTTAAAATGTTTTGATTTAGCCTCGCTCGTCTTTTTAATATAATTGTCGATTACAAGCTCCCAATGTCTAGATGTAGCAATGCCAAAAACATGACCTAATAATTCGAACTCGAAAAAACTTGGTTCACGTACCAAATATTTGAACTGCATTTCTTCTTCCATAATCAAGACAGGCTCTATTGCCCAAGAATCTGCCATTATAATAATTCCATAATTTCTTTCAAAATAAAAAATGGGATAGTCTCCAAGATCATAACGACAAAATTCTCTTATAAAATCAAATTGTGAGTCTAAGCCATTTCGTTTTTGACGCTCAGTTTCTTCAAGAAATATCTTGTATAGGCCCTTTTTTAGTTGCCTTGAAATTCCTTCTTGAAAATTTTTACGATTGCGATAACTAGCTTTGAGGCTAAAACTCCCCTTTTTTAAATCCAAGTTAAAATAAATTGAGGAAAATTTTGGCAGTGTCTTGTTTTTACCAATTTCATTTCGTGCTTCCAACAACCTTGCTCGTGAGATATTAAAAGTTTCCTTAATAACGGTTTCGATTGGAGGTAGTTTGTTACTATGGCTACCAAAAAATAAATTACATTCATCACAAACATTCGAACATATTTTTGTACCTCCAAGTGTTTGCGGAATTGTATGAGCCTTTTTTTTAAAAGTTACTTTTTCTTCTGTGCTTAAACACCAAATACATTGCTTCATTAAATTTTTTATCTATAATGTCGCTCAATTCTATAATTTACGAATAACACGTAAATATAAAACAATCTCAGCAAAGAATATTTTTATCAAAACTGCTCTTGTATTCCAAGCTCAAAAATCAATTACCTTTGCACATTCAAAAAAAATGAAGACAACAGAAATAGCAGAGGAATTGGTTCCGATTATCGGGAAAGAAGATGAGTATTTAGAGGTTACGGGCGCACGCGAACACAATCTCAAAAATATAAATGTTACTATTCCGCGCAATAAATTGGTGGTCATTACCGGTTTAAGTGGCAGCGGAAAATCTTCGCTTGCTTTTGATACCATTTATGCGGAAGGACAAAGACGTTACATCGAAAGCTTTTCGGTGTATGCGCGCCAGTTTCTGGGAAGTATGGAACGCCCTGATGTGGACAAAATCAGCGGTTTAAGTCCTGTTATTTCTATCGAACAAAAAACGGTAAATAAAAACCCGCGCTCTACAGTGGGTACTATTACTGAGATTTACGATTTTTTGCGCTTGCTTTTTGCGCGTACCGGCGAAGCTTTTTCGTACGTTACCGGAGAAAAAATGGTGCGTTATTCCGACGAACAAATTTTAAATTTAATTTTAGAAAAGTTCTCCGGAAAAATAATTTTTCTGTTGGCTCCCATTGTGAAAGGTAGAAAAGGTCATTACCGCGAATTGTTTGAACACATTCGTAAAATGGGCTTTTTGCGTGCGCGTGTGGATGGAAAAATAATCGAGTTGAGTGGCAAAACGCAGTTAGATCGCTACAAAGTACACGACATCGAAATGGTGATTGATAAAATTGAAGTGAATGACGATGCGCGCCAACGTATTTCTGAATCTTTGCAAATGGCAATGAAACAAGGCAAAGGCGTGATTATGGTGATGGACGAAAAAACAGAAACTGCGAATCATTTCAGTCGTTATTTAATGTGCCCAACCTCCGGAATTTCTTACGACGAGCCGGCTCCGAATCTTTTCTCTTTTAATTCGCCGTATGGCGCTTGCCCTAAATGCAGCGGTTTGGGTGAAGTTTCGCAAATCAATACATTAAAAATAATTCCAAATCTGAAGCTGAGTATCAAGAAAGGCGGTATTGTTGCCATCGGAGAATATAAAAATTCGTGGATGTTTCGTCAGTTGGAAGCCATTGGCGATAAATATCATTTCACTTTGGATACGCCTATTGGCGATATTTCTGAAGAAGCATTGAACGTGATTTTATTTGGTTCGGATGAAATTTTTAAAGTGAAAACAGCTTACGACAGCGCCGCGACAAACTATTCTTTGAATTTTGAAGGCATCGCTAATTTTATTGAACGCCAAAAAAATGAACAATTATCGCATTCCATTGATAAATGGGCGCAAGGTTTTATGAATAAAATTGTTTGCCCGAAATGTTTAGGAACGCGCTTGAAACAAGAAGCTTTGTTTTTTAAAATCGGCGGAAAAAATATTTCTGATTTGGCGAACATGGATTTGGGCGAGTTGAAAAAATATTTTTCTGAAGTCGAAAATCAGATGGGTAAAAAAGAACAAGTCATTGCGAAAGAAGTCATCAAAGAAATTCGTACGCGTATTGATTTTATTTTAGATGTTGGTTTGGATTATTTAAGTTTAAACAGAAGTTCTAAAACCCTTTCGGGCGGAGAGGCGCAGCGCATTCGCTTGGCTACGCAAATTGGTTCGCAATTGGTTGGCGTGTTGTATATTTTGGATGAACCGAGTATTGGTTTGCATCAGCGTGACAACGCAAAATTAATTACTGCATTGGAAAATTTGCGTGATATTGGAAACTCTGTAATTGTGGTGGAACACGACAAAGAAATGATTTTGGCAGCCGATTACGTGGTGGATGTCGGTCCGTTGGCTGGTGTTCACGGCGGAGAAATTGTAGCAGCTGGCACTCCGACAGAAATTTTAAAATCGAATTCGCTTACATCTCAATACCTGAATAATAGAAAACAAATAAGAATTCCGGAAAAGAGAAGAGAAGGAAACGGTGAGAAAATAATTTTGAAAGAGGCTTCCGGAAACAATTTAAAAAATGTGAGCGTGGAATTTCCTTTGGGAAAATTAATTTGCGTAACAGGCGTATCGGGCAGCGGAAAATCAACATTGATAAACGAAACATTGTATCCGATTCTCAGTAAATATTTTTATAATTCAGAAAAAAATCCTCTGCCTTACAAGTCTATCAAGGGATTGGAACACATTGATAAAATTATTGAAATAGATCAAGCTCCAATTGGCAGAACGCCACGTTCGAATCCGGCTACGTACACAGCCGTTTTCACGGATATCAGAAATCTTTTTGCAGAAATGCCGGAATCGAAAATACGCGGATATAAACCCGGACGGTTTTCTTTTAACGTAAAAGGCGGAAGATGCGAAACGTGTCAGGGCGGCGGAATGCGGACGATTGAAATGAATTTTTTGCCAGATGTTTATGTGAATTGTGAAACGTGTAATGGAAAGCGTTACAATCGCGAAACGTTGGAAATTCGCTACCGCGGAAAATCCATCAGCGATGTGCTGAACATGACGATTGACAATGCCGTTGATTTTTTTGAAAATATTCCGTCCATCATACAAAAAATAAAAACGCTGAAAGATGTTGGATTGGGTTATATAACACTGGGGCAACAATCTACCACACTTTCTGGCGGCGAGGCGCAACGCGTGAAATTGGCAACGGAACTTTCGAAAAGAGAAACTGGAAAAACATTTTATATTTTAGATGAACCTACTACCGGTTTGCATTTCGAAGACATTCGAATTCTTTTGGAAGTATTAAATAAATTAACCGATGCAGGAAATACCGTGTTGGTAATTGAGCACAATATGGATATCATTAAAACTGCAGATTATATTATTGATTTAGGTTTGGAAGGCGGACGAAAAGGCGGAGAAATTATTTGTTATGGAGTTCCTGAAGAAATTATCGAGAATAAAAAAAGCTATACGGCAGCTTATTTGAAAAAAGAATTGCGCCCAAAATCATCTTTGAAAAATTAATTTTTTAACATGACAAACGAAGAAGAAAAAATCAGAAAAGCCTTTGACGATAAAGATTGGCACGATATAAAATCGTCCGACTCTTGGCAAATATTTAAAATAATGGCGGAGTTTGTGAGTGGTTTCGAGAAAATGGCGAAAATCGGTCCTTGCGTTTCTATTTTTGGTTCGGCACGTACAAAACCCGAAAATAAATATTATAAATTGGCGGAAGAAATTGCTTTCAAATTAACGCGAGAAGGTTTCGGCGTAATTACTGGCGGCGGTCCGGGAATTATGGAAGCCGCTAACAGAGGCGCAAAAGCAGGCGGCGGAAAATCCGTAGGTTTAAATATTGTATTGCCTTTTGAACAATCTGCCAATACATTTATCGACAGAGATAAGCTTATTAATTTCGATTATTTCTTTGTTCGCAAAACTATTTTTTTGAAATACTCTCAAGGATTTATTGTGTTGCCAGGAGGTTTGGGAACAATGGACGAACTTTTTGAAGCCATCACCTTAATACAAACTAATAAAATTGGACATTTTCCGATTATATTAGTTGGAAAACAATATTGGGAAGGCATGATGCAATGGATAAAAACAACCGTTTTAGAAGAAAAAAATATCAGCGAATCGGATCTTGATTTTTTCTCTTTAGTGGATACATCAGAAGAAGCGTTGCATAAAATCAACGAGTTTTATTCGAAATACATGTTGAAACCGAATTTCTAATTAACAGAGGTTTTGGCTTCATTATTTTTGAAGCGGTAAAGTCAAACAAATTCAATAAAATTCCGGAAATAATTCTAATTCTGGAATAGCTCCCCAACATTCGTAATCGAGGATGATTTGCCATTGGCATGGATATCATCATTTCAACTGTTTTAAGGTTAATTTATTCATAATGAGATTTTTGTTTATTGATTTATGAAAGTAAATAACCAAGAATAAATTTGCTTTCCAAAAATATTTTTTTACCTTCGCCGACCAAAGATTATTTGCATAAGTGGTATATATATCAGAATAAGTGGTGTTTTTATAGTATAAATGGATATAATAAAATCAAGTAATTAACTAAATAAGCCATGTTAAAAAAATCATCTTGTCATTTTTCTATCTCCATTTTGAAAAATAATTTTTCAAAACCGGTTGTCATTCTGCTATTAGTTTTGCTTTCATTTGCTTCCAAAGCACAGCAAAAACAAGACTCTACGATTCTTAGGGAAAATTCTTTTT
Proteins encoded in this region:
- a CDS encoding HNH endonuclease, which translates into the protein MKQCIWCLSTEEKVTFKKKAHTIPQTLGGTKICSNVCDECNLFFGSHSNKLPPIETVIKETFNISRARLLEARNEIGKNKTLPKFSSIYFNLDLKKGSFSLKASYRNRKNFQEGISRQLKKGLYKIFLEETERQKRNGLDSQFDFIREFCRYDLGDYPIFYFERNYGIIIMADSWAIEPVLIMEEEMQFKYLVREPSFFEFELLGHVFGIATSRHWELVIDNYIKKTSEAKSKHFKRFRQITNFSDIDLALSIIK
- a CDS encoding putative porin, with protein sequence MPKGFKKIFFQSIFFLCFFANSIYASPKDSLKTHAVKQDSVRINPSKYISEIKVYNCNFFSEEGKFPAYDKDTVKLNYFISSTSDKNEIQVLENFSRIDTSLINFQRYTSFYNLGNSGTPLVNLFLPHYSDVEDGFHYDNDFMDSYRITNNSINYYNTKAPYTELYAVVGAKEEQFFKLLHTQNVNKNLNFCLNFNRVRSAGSYLNQNSNDNSLALSSCYKTTNKKYFLTSNIIYNNFQYAENGGITNDSALGNATFSNRQLVAVNLSAAKHRIIDKEFNVRQTYFFGSTTETMKSDSSFEKNFFPKSSLTHTFSIGDKSIVYQDNFPDSNFYKNAIDTKETLDSVRFYHIENELAWNTWNNNFDFTAKIKDQIIGLKQGTADSLNKHITTDSVFSNVIAGGNILFKKLFFENSFLDVSGNYDLLGNRKGDYSGKISWGIIPFVDITASIQHQTPDYIYDLYAGNNFNWKNNFQKTDCKSITIDHSYFKENGKTPFIIGVSAAQYTHFCYFDNYAQPEQYSGNITVSSAYLKKDFVYKRWTFSNDMTYQYVPDSLPLRLPKFISQNALYYSSNYKKILYFSLGVDLFYTSAYNGSAYMPATGQFYLQNTNKIGDYPYLDLFLNAKIKTVRIFVKYQHANSGLTGYNYYTAYHYPMPDNAIKFGLSWQFAN
- a CDS encoding TIGR00730 family Rossman fold protein; amino-acid sequence: MTNEEEKIRKAFDDKDWHDIKSSDSWQIFKIMAEFVSGFEKMAKIGPCVSIFGSARTKPENKYYKLAEEIAFKLTREGFGVITGGGPGIMEAANRGAKAGGGKSVGLNIVLPFEQSANTFIDRDKLINFDYFFVRKTIFLKYSQGFIVLPGGLGTMDELFEAITLIQTNKIGHFPIILVGKQYWEGMMQWIKTTVLEEKNISESDLDFFSLVDTSEEALHKINEFYSKYMLKPNF
- the uvrA gene encoding excinuclease ABC subunit UvrA, with the translated sequence MKTTEIAEELVPIIGKEDEYLEVTGAREHNLKNINVTIPRNKLVVITGLSGSGKSSLAFDTIYAEGQRRYIESFSVYARQFLGSMERPDVDKISGLSPVISIEQKTVNKNPRSTVGTITEIYDFLRLLFARTGEAFSYVTGEKMVRYSDEQILNLILEKFSGKIIFLLAPIVKGRKGHYRELFEHIRKMGFLRARVDGKIIELSGKTQLDRYKVHDIEMVIDKIEVNDDARQRISESLQMAMKQGKGVIMVMDEKTETANHFSRYLMCPTSGISYDEPAPNLFSFNSPYGACPKCSGLGEVSQINTLKIIPNLKLSIKKGGIVAIGEYKNSWMFRQLEAIGDKYHFTLDTPIGDISEEALNVILFGSDEIFKVKTAYDSAATNYSLNFEGIANFIERQKNEQLSHSIDKWAQGFMNKIVCPKCLGTRLKQEALFFKIGGKNISDLANMDLGELKKYFSEVENQMGKKEQVIAKEVIKEIRTRIDFILDVGLDYLSLNRSSKTLSGGEAQRIRLATQIGSQLVGVLYILDEPSIGLHQRDNAKLITALENLRDIGNSVIVVEHDKEMILAADYVVDVGPLAGVHGGEIVAAGTPTEILKSNSLTSQYLNNRKQIRIPEKRREGNGEKIILKEASGNNLKNVSVEFPLGKLICVTGVSGSGKSTLINETLYPILSKYFYNSEKNPLPYKSIKGLEHIDKIIEIDQAPIGRTPRSNPATYTAVFTDIRNLFAEMPESKIRGYKPGRFSFNVKGGRCETCQGGGMRTIEMNFLPDVYVNCETCNGKRYNRETLEIRYRGKSISDVLNMTIDNAVDFFENIPSIIQKIKTLKDVGLGYITLGQQSTTLSGGEAQRVKLATELSKRETGKTFYILDEPTTGLHFEDIRILLEVLNKLTDAGNTVLVIEHNMDIIKTADYIIDLGLEGGRKGGEIICYGVPEEIIENKKSYTAAYLKKELRPKSSLKN